The Alnus glutinosa chromosome 7, dhAlnGlut1.1, whole genome shotgun sequence genome includes a region encoding these proteins:
- the LOC133872318 gene encoding uncharacterized protein LOC133872318 — protein MDSATLKITSFVVFPKSPQKFRNPNHNVLSGFRFNGKIYAIYLNGSVSPSASQKAQSSSGGDVHRRRSSLESLFCYDKAIPEERIEKPVGISLAEKVIGDNPRCTDCQAKGAVLCMTCSGSGLYVDSILESQGIIVKVRCLGCGGTGNIMCSECGGRGHLGPN, from the exons ATGGATTCTGCTACTCTAAAGATAACGTCATTCGTAGTTTTTCCTAAATCGCCACAGAAATTTAGAAACCCAAATCATAATGTTCTATCTGGATTTCGTTTCAACGGGAAGATTTATGCCATCTATCTCAACGGCTCTGTTTCTCCTTCTGCTTCCCAAAAG GCTCAATCAAGTTCAGGGGGAGATGTCCATAGACGGAGAAGCAGTCTTGAGTCTCTGTTCTGTTATGATAAGGCTATACCGGAAGAAAGAATTGAGAAGCCTGTTGGGATATCTTTGGCTGAAAAAGTAATTGGAGATAATCCACGATGCACGGATTGCCAAGCCAAAGGTGCAGTACTTTGCATGACTTGCTCTGGTTCAGGCTTATATGTTGACTCGATATTGGAGAGCCAGGGCATTATTGTCAAGGTTCGCTGCCTAG GTTGTGGAGGAACCGGTAACATAATGTGTTCAGAATGTGGAGGCCGTGGTCATCTTGGACCCAATTGA
- the LOC133872317 gene encoding protein pns1-like, which produces MQGVHIQTQQLRFPSANPIKIQESSIPIRMTVFRIVFFSHLILVTILIVFLTIRGLLSAAHNHHFCPKKWYPPLLTSVACAGIVAFTWQGITSCNPSKAIRAAFWLSPLLTCAVGILFILINSAGSIAAGVVAVISALIQSLYACWVNPRFQYATRVLSVSTASPPAKTIVLVSLSIFSSILYSCFSVSGIGGATASRTGLDPLFISIIVLSLAWTMHIIKNIVLVTISRVKYMHFACGEYIDTRVAFHDTVRYCMPSVCIGSALAPILGVIHGSARAMRLIAGDTDEFLFSCANCYLGIASAGVAYGNRWGFVHVGVYNKGFVQASIDTWEVFRMAGLETLINSDLTGSFCFLSGVAGGAICSLLSGTWAFAIHESYATQVSIYAFLIGYFMCRIAMAWPQACLSAYYVAYAENPQSPLFDSTIPVRIEELRRHQV; this is translated from the exons ATGCAGGGCGTCCACATACAAACTCAACAACTTAGATTTCCCTCCGCAAATCCCATCAAG ATACAAGAATCAAGCATTCCGATCAGAATGACTGTGTTTCGGATTGTATTCTTCTCCCACTTGATACTAGTCACCATCTTGATAGTCTTCCTCACAATCCGTGGCCTCCTCTCCGCTGCCCACAACCACCACTTCTGCCCCAAGAAATGGTACCCTCCCTTGCTCACATCAGTAGCATGTGCTGGAATTGTTGCTTTCACATGGCAAGGGATCACTAGCTGCAACCCCTCCAAAGCAATCCGGGCAGCCTTTTGGCTTAGTCCGTTGCTAACATGTGCAGTTGGTATTCTATTCATTTTGATTAACTCTGCCGGGAGTATAGCAGCTGGTGTAGTTGCCGTGATATCTGCACTAATTCAATCACTCTATGCTTGTTGGGTGAATCCGCGGTTCCAATACGCCACTAGGGTCTTATCAGTTTCCACCGCTTCCCCTCCGGCTAAAACTATAGTTTTAGTTAGTCTATCCATCTTTAGCAGCATTCTTTATTCCTGTTTCTCAGTATCTGGCATCGGAGGGGCAACTGCCTCCAGAACTGGCCTAGACCCCTTGTTCATTTCAATTATCGTGCTAAGCCTGGCCTGGACTATGCATATCATCAAGAACATAGTGCTCGTCACAATATCACGTGTGAAGTACATGCACTTCGCTTGTGGTGAATACATTGACACACGTGTGGCTTTCCACGACACGGTCAGATACTGTATGCCAAGTGTTTGCATTGGCTCAGCCCTTGCCCCAATTCTTGGGGTTATCCACGGCTCAGCTCGAGCCATGAGGTTGATAGCAGGGGACACAGATGAGTTCTTGTTTTCATGTGCTAATTGCTATTTGGGCATTGCTTCTGCTGGGGTAGCGTACGGGAATCGGTGGGGTTTTGTACACGTCGGGGTTTACAACAAGGGGTTCGTGCAGGCATCAATTGATACTTGGGAGGTGTTCAGGATGGCTGGATTGGAAACGCTAATCAATTCAGATCTCACTGGGTCATTCTGTTTCCTTTCTGGCGTAGCAGGGGGTGCTATATGCAGCCTATTGAGTGGAACATGGGCGTTTGCCATTCACGAGAGTTATGCTACACAAGTATCAATATATGCTttcttgattggctacttcatg TGTCGGATAGCTATGGCCTGGCCACAAGCATGCCTTTCAGCTTACTATGTCGCCTATGCAGAGAATCCACAAAGCCCTCTGTTCGATTCCACCATCCCAGTTCGCATCGAAGAGCTTCGGAGGCATCAAGTTTAA